From the Corythoichthys intestinalis isolate RoL2023-P3 chromosome 13, ASM3026506v1, whole genome shotgun sequence genome, one window contains:
- the LOC130928729 gene encoding monocarboxylate transporter 13-like isoform X3 encodes MASVQAGAERRRGDAEAPDGGWGWVLVGALFVSTGLVFGLMRGLGIFFVEFVQYFEESAQAISWISSTGLAAQQFFSPLGAALSNAYGARPVVMAGGFLAGVGFVLASRATCLLHLYLSMGLISGLGWGLVFTPMVATVMASFTRRRTFALGLAFSGIGVASFTFNPLFQFLVETYAWRGALLILGSLSLNIVPCGALIRSRRRPKVQAKVEAESGRSCGGAIQRVASYLELSLLCERPYLTYTLAITLLNVGYFVPYVHLVAHSRHVGFSEYQAAFVTSAAGVTDILGRLVSGWFSDLGHFRLIHLLSAWTTLAGLFIALLPVSTLWGSYAGLVAVSLLYGFCSGALTSLAFTVVPTVTGPERVMGALGLLQLIESWAGLLGTPLSGLLRDVTGDYTASFMVSGSFLILGTLTMATLPHYFSCTDPPLSTPPDAEARRLSSETEQSNDFNR; translated from the exons ATGGCCAGCGTCCAAGCCGGAGCGGAGAGACGGCGAGGCGATGCCGAGGCCCCGGACGGAGGCTGGGGTTGGGTTCTGGTCGGGGCCCTGTTCGTCAGCACCGGCCTGGTGTTCGGACTAATGCGTGGCTTGGGTATCTTTTTTGTGGAGTTTGTGCAGTACTTTGAGGAGAGCGCTCAAGCTATCTCGTGGATCTCCTCCACCGGCCTGGCGGCGCAGCAGTTCTTCA GCCCCCTGGGTGCAGCCTTGTCTAATGCGTATGGCGCACGGCCGGTGGTGATGGCGGGAGGCTTCCTAGCGGGAGTTGGTTTCGTCCTGGCCTCGCGGGCCACTTGTCTGCTTCACCTCTACCTCAGCATGGGACTCATTTCAG GATTAGGTTGGGGACTGGTCTTCACGCCCATGGTAGCCACGGTTATGGCAAGCTTCACCCGGCGGCGCACCTTCGCCTTGGGGCTGGCGTTCTCCGGGATCGGCGTGGCTTCCTTTACGTTCAACCCCCTCTTTCAGTTCTTAGTGGAGACCTACGCCTGGCGCGGGGCCCTGCTTATCCTGGGCAGCCTCAGCCTCAACATCGTACCGTGCGGGGCACTCATTCGGTCACGGCGTCGACCTAAGGTCCAGGCAAAG GTGGAGGCAGAGAGCGGGCGGTCATGCGGCGGCGCGATTCAGCGGGTGGCCTCCTACTTGGAGCTGTCGCTGCTTTGCGAGCGGCCTTATCTCACCTATACATTGGCCATCACGCTACTCAACGTGGGCTATTTTGTGCCATATGTCCACCTGGTGGCCCACAGCCGGCACGTCGGCTTCTCCGAGTACCAGGCCGCCTTTGTCACCTCCGCCGCCGGAGTCACTGACATCTTAGGCCGCCTGGTTTCAGGCTGGTTTTCGGACCTAGGACACTTTAGGCTCATCCACCTGCTAAGCGCTTGGACGACGCTCGCCGGGCTGTTCATTGCTCTGCTGCCAGTCAGTACCCTGTGGGGCTCCTACGCCGGCCTGGTGGCCGTAAGTCTCCTCTATGGGTTCTGCTCTGGGGCGCTGACCTCCCTGGCATTCACGGTGGTGCCAACGGTGACCGGCCCCGAGCGCGTGATGGGGGCGCTCGGACTGCTGCAGCTTATCGAGAGCTGGGCAGGATTGCTGGGAACGCCCCTGTCAG GGTTGCTCCGGGACGTCACGGGCGACTACACGGCCTCCTTCATGGTATCTGGTTCCTTCCTTATCCTCGGCACGCTAACCATGGCCACGCTGCCGCACTACTTCTCCTGCACGGATCCGCCATTGTCAACTCCACCTGACGCGGAGGCCCGACGTCTCAGCTCGGAGACAGAACAATCCAATGACTTCAATCGCTGA
- the acap1 gene encoding arf-GAP with coiled-coil, ANK repeat and PH domain-containing protein 1 isoform X2, translating into MTIKVDFEECLKDSLRFRAEIEAVQVDVGELETRLDKLVKQCQAMLEAGRVYYQTSKSFVSGLQSLGQHCSWDTVMEECLQKFSEKLSLILDAQGEVIELTQKSVKTKLQTFVKEDVRRFKDARKEFERSSESLDGALAKNAQAPRGKPHEVEEANGALLNARRTFRSSALDYVLEINIIEAKKKTELLTAMLSLMDAQAQLFQNGHRSLSETDRYRQKLNEEHTQFVLNSAREKRDMEQRHAAIKKKDISYDDSMMDFNPDATDGVAMEGYLYKRASNAFKTWSRRWFSIQKNQLVYQKKFKEQPTVVVEDLRLCTVKPNNENERRFCFEVVSPSKSCLLQADSERQQHAWIGAVQNSIASAFQERRDDQHSPRQRSDSLSKGDPIAGRQSEGLEALEEVRAIAGNGECCDCGMPGPDWASINLGITLCIVCSGIHRSLGVHFSKVRSLTLDSWEPELIKLMCELGNGVINGIYEARIDEITLKKPLPSSPRGDKEVWIRSKYVEKKFIQKLPETARNPAQRRTGTQRNRAATQDRTAQRPPLKPKPSRTTLPRTATGLSEVQKNNACSPNDVNDEEEDLSGLHPGALLYRSAGLQNFPVMADALAHGADVNWVNTTDEARTPLIRAVSVNALAACEFLLQNGADVNQADRNGRRPLHHATILGHTGLVCLFLKRGADYNARDKNQKDPITIAVDNANADIVTLLRIAKMNREMQEMDGSLGKSGDETYHHIFKDFSHMASNNPEKLKRRSADGKS; encoded by the exons ATGACCATTAAAGTGGATTTTGAGGAGTGTCTGAAAGACTCTCTGCGCTTCAG agCTGAAATCGAGGCCGTCCAAGTCGACGTGGGAGAACTTGAGACTCGATTAGATAAG CTGGTGAAACAATGCCAGGCCATGCTGGAGGCCGGCCGGGTGTACTACCAGACCAGCAAGAGCTTCGTAAGCGGTCTCCAGAGTCTGGGACAGCACTGCTCCTGGGACACTGTGATGGAG GAGTGTCTTCAGAAGTTTTCCGAAAAACTGTCCCTCATTTTGGACGCGCAAGGG GAGGTGATTGAGCTCACGCAGAAGTCAGTCAAAACCAAGCTCCAAACGTTTGTGAAAGA AGATGTTCGGCGTTTTAAGGATGCACGCAAGGAGTTCGAACGCAGCAGCGAATCCCTGGATGGGGCGCTGGCGAAGAATGCTCAGGCGCCTCGGGGAAAACCACACGAAGTGGAGGAGGCCAACGGAGCGCTGCTCAACGCCCGACGGACTTTCAGGTCCAGCGCTTTGGATTACGTCTTGGAG ATTAACATCATCGAGGCAAAGAAGAAGACTGAACTCTTGACGGCT ATGTTGTCGCTGATGGACGCTCAGGCCCAGTTGTTCCAGAACGGCCACCGGTCCTTATCAgaaacggaccggtaccggcaaAAACTAAACGAAGAG CACACACAGTTTGTCCTGAACTCTGCGCGGGAAAAACGGGACATGGAGCAAAGACACGCTGCCATTAAGAAAAAG GACATATCCTACGACGACTCGATGATGGACTTTAATCCAGATGCAACGGACGGGGTCGCCATGGAAGGTTACCTCTACAAAAGGGCAAGCAATGCCTTCAAAACCTGGAGCAG ACGCTGGTTCTCTATTCAGAAAAATCAGCTGGTGTATCAGAAAAAATTCAAG GAGCAGCCCACGGTGGTGGTGGAGGACTTGCGTCTGTGCACGGTCAAACCAAACAATGAGAACGAGAGGCGCTTCTGTTTCGAAGTGGTCTCCCCATCCAA AAGTTGTCTGTTACAGGCCGACTCCGAGAGGCAGCAGCACGCGTGGATCGGCGCCGTGCAGAACAGCATCGCCTCGGCGTTCCAGGAGCGCCGGGATGACCAACACAGTCCG CGGCAGCGATCAGACTCCTTGTCGAAGGGCGACCCCATCGCCGGTCGGCAGAGCGAAGGTTTGGAGGCCCTGGAAGAGGTTCGGGCCATTGCCGGGAACGGGGAGTGCTGCGACTGCGGGATGCCGGGTCCTGACTGGGCCTCTATCAACCTCGGCATCACGTTGTGCATTGTGTGCTCGGGAATCCACAG GAGCCTGGGCGTCCACTTCTCCAAAGTACGTTCGCTCACTCTGGACTCCTGGGAGCCAGAACTTATTAag TTGATGTGCGAATTAGGAAACGGCGTCATCAACGGCATCTACGAGGCTCGCATTGACGAGATCACCTTGAAGAAGCCCCTCCCCTCCAGCCCGAG AGGTGACAAGGAGGTGTGGATTCGCTCCAAATACGTGGAGAAGAAGTTCATCCAAAAGCTTCCGGAGACGGCACGGAACCCTGCGCAAAGGCGTACCGGCACCCAGAGGAACAGGGCGGCTACTCAGGACCGCACCGCGCAGAGGCCACCGCTTAAACCGAAACCGAGCCGAACCACTCTGCCCCGAACTG CGACCGGCCTCAGTGAGGTCCAAAAGAACAACGCGTGCTCCCCTAATG ATGTGAACGACGAGGAGGAGGATCTAAGCGGGCTTCACCCCGGCGCGCTGCTGTACCGCTCGGCAGGTCTGCAGAACTTCCCGGTCATGGCCGACGCGTTGGCCCACGGCGCTGACGTCAACTGGGTCAACACAACCGACGAAGCCCGTACGCCGCTGATCCGGGCCGTCTCGGTG AATGCCCTGGCGGCGTGCGAATTCCTGCTGCagaacggcgccgacgtcaaccAGGCGGACAGGAACGGGAGAAGGCCGCTTCATCACGCCACTATActgggtcacacagg GTTGGTGTGTCTCTTCCTGAAACGAGGCGCGGACTACAACGCCAGGGACAAAAACCAGAAAGATCCGATAACCATCGCCGTGGACAACGCCAACGCCGACATCGTCACTTT ACTGCGAATCGCCAAGATGAACAGGGAGATGCAGGAGATGGACGGATCCCTGGGAAAATCAG GTGACGAAACATACCATCACATCTTCAAGGACTTTTCACACATGGCTTCCAACAACCCGGAGAAGCTCAAGCGTCGCAGTGCGGATGGCAAATCctga
- the acap1 gene encoding arf-GAP with coiled-coil, ANK repeat and PH domain-containing protein 1 isoform X1 gives MTIKVDFEECLKDSLRFRAEIEAVQVDVGELETRLDKLVKQCQAMLEAGRVYYQTSKSFVSGLQSLGQHCSWDTVMEECLQKFSEKLSLILDAQGEVIELTQKSVKTKLQTFVKEDVRRFKDARKEFERSSESLDGALAKNAQAPRGKPHEVEEANGALLNARRTFRSSALDYVLEINIIEAKKKTELLTAMLSLMDAQAQLFQNGHRSLSETDRYRQKLNEEHTQFVLNSAREKRDMEQRHAAIKKKDISYDDSMMDFNPDATDGVAMEGYLYKRASNAFKTWSRRWFSIQKNQLVYQKKFKEQPTVVVEDLRLCTVKPNNENERRFCFEVVSPSKSCLLQADSERQQHAWIGAVQNSIASAFQERRDDQHSPRQRSDSLSKGDPIAGRQSEGLEALEEVRAIAGNGECCDCGMPGPDWASINLGITLCIVCSGIHRSLGVHFSKVRSLTLDSWEPELIKLMCELGNGVINGIYEARIDEITLKKPLPSSPRGDKEVWIRSKYVEKKFIQKLPETARNPAQRRTGTQRNRAATQDRTAQRPPLKPKPSRTTLPRTATGLSEVQKNNACSPNDVNDEEEDLSGLHPGALLYRSAGLQNFPVMADALAHGADVNWVNTTDEARTPLIRAVSVNALAACEFLLQNGADVNQADRNGRRPLHHATILGHTGLVCLFLKRGADYNARDKNQKDPITIAVDNANADIVTLLRIAKMNREMQEMDGSLGKSGLSKGQSAGTGSGQGQSRKSLQALKNQISGWALGGQND, from the exons ATGACCATTAAAGTGGATTTTGAGGAGTGTCTGAAAGACTCTCTGCGCTTCAG agCTGAAATCGAGGCCGTCCAAGTCGACGTGGGAGAACTTGAGACTCGATTAGATAAG CTGGTGAAACAATGCCAGGCCATGCTGGAGGCCGGCCGGGTGTACTACCAGACCAGCAAGAGCTTCGTAAGCGGTCTCCAGAGTCTGGGACAGCACTGCTCCTGGGACACTGTGATGGAG GAGTGTCTTCAGAAGTTTTCCGAAAAACTGTCCCTCATTTTGGACGCGCAAGGG GAGGTGATTGAGCTCACGCAGAAGTCAGTCAAAACCAAGCTCCAAACGTTTGTGAAAGA AGATGTTCGGCGTTTTAAGGATGCACGCAAGGAGTTCGAACGCAGCAGCGAATCCCTGGATGGGGCGCTGGCGAAGAATGCTCAGGCGCCTCGGGGAAAACCACACGAAGTGGAGGAGGCCAACGGAGCGCTGCTCAACGCCCGACGGACTTTCAGGTCCAGCGCTTTGGATTACGTCTTGGAG ATTAACATCATCGAGGCAAAGAAGAAGACTGAACTCTTGACGGCT ATGTTGTCGCTGATGGACGCTCAGGCCCAGTTGTTCCAGAACGGCCACCGGTCCTTATCAgaaacggaccggtaccggcaaAAACTAAACGAAGAG CACACACAGTTTGTCCTGAACTCTGCGCGGGAAAAACGGGACATGGAGCAAAGACACGCTGCCATTAAGAAAAAG GACATATCCTACGACGACTCGATGATGGACTTTAATCCAGATGCAACGGACGGGGTCGCCATGGAAGGTTACCTCTACAAAAGGGCAAGCAATGCCTTCAAAACCTGGAGCAG ACGCTGGTTCTCTATTCAGAAAAATCAGCTGGTGTATCAGAAAAAATTCAAG GAGCAGCCCACGGTGGTGGTGGAGGACTTGCGTCTGTGCACGGTCAAACCAAACAATGAGAACGAGAGGCGCTTCTGTTTCGAAGTGGTCTCCCCATCCAA AAGTTGTCTGTTACAGGCCGACTCCGAGAGGCAGCAGCACGCGTGGATCGGCGCCGTGCAGAACAGCATCGCCTCGGCGTTCCAGGAGCGCCGGGATGACCAACACAGTCCG CGGCAGCGATCAGACTCCTTGTCGAAGGGCGACCCCATCGCCGGTCGGCAGAGCGAAGGTTTGGAGGCCCTGGAAGAGGTTCGGGCCATTGCCGGGAACGGGGAGTGCTGCGACTGCGGGATGCCGGGTCCTGACTGGGCCTCTATCAACCTCGGCATCACGTTGTGCATTGTGTGCTCGGGAATCCACAG GAGCCTGGGCGTCCACTTCTCCAAAGTACGTTCGCTCACTCTGGACTCCTGGGAGCCAGAACTTATTAag TTGATGTGCGAATTAGGAAACGGCGTCATCAACGGCATCTACGAGGCTCGCATTGACGAGATCACCTTGAAGAAGCCCCTCCCCTCCAGCCCGAG AGGTGACAAGGAGGTGTGGATTCGCTCCAAATACGTGGAGAAGAAGTTCATCCAAAAGCTTCCGGAGACGGCACGGAACCCTGCGCAAAGGCGTACCGGCACCCAGAGGAACAGGGCGGCTACTCAGGACCGCACCGCGCAGAGGCCACCGCTTAAACCGAAACCGAGCCGAACCACTCTGCCCCGAACTG CGACCGGCCTCAGTGAGGTCCAAAAGAACAACGCGTGCTCCCCTAATG ATGTGAACGACGAGGAGGAGGATCTAAGCGGGCTTCACCCCGGCGCGCTGCTGTACCGCTCGGCAGGTCTGCAGAACTTCCCGGTCATGGCCGACGCGTTGGCCCACGGCGCTGACGTCAACTGGGTCAACACAACCGACGAAGCCCGTACGCCGCTGATCCGGGCCGTCTCGGTG AATGCCCTGGCGGCGTGCGAATTCCTGCTGCagaacggcgccgacgtcaaccAGGCGGACAGGAACGGGAGAAGGCCGCTTCATCACGCCACTATActgggtcacacagg GTTGGTGTGTCTCTTCCTGAAACGAGGCGCGGACTACAACGCCAGGGACAAAAACCAGAAAGATCCGATAACCATCGCCGTGGACAACGCCAACGCCGACATCGTCACTTT ACTGCGAATCGCCAAGATGAACAGGGAGATGCAGGAGATGGACGGATCCCTGGGAAAATCAGGTCTCTCCAAGGGGCAGTCAGCCGGGACGGGAAGTGGGCAGGGCCAATCCAGGAAGAGCCTTCAGGCTTTAAAGAACCAAATAAGCGGCTGGGCTTTGGGAGGACAAAACGATTAG